A single Micromonospora luteifusca DNA region contains:
- a CDS encoding DUF3152 domain-containing protein, translated as MPSSAPLPGRRQRRFALFAQLVAVVLAVCAVVTVIAEGPGGHPAADQLAAEELAPLPPLVAAPLPPSASPSPSASVPSSPPPVLRVSGAVPSAGTGTFGYDARSGPVLGRAGELRRYRVAVESGSNEGAADFAQAVQVALAGPGSWVDSGRLRLQQVPGDAPRDFTVYLATARTAGRMCADGGVDIRIGGRPYTSCRAPGQVIINLDRWRLSVPHFVSAGVPLAVYRTYVVNHEVGHQLGHRHERCPGAGRPAPVMMQQTLFLNGCRVNPWPYLDGRRYAGPAL; from the coding sequence ATGCCCAGCTCAGCCCCCCTCCCCGGTCGCCGTCAGCGACGCTTCGCGCTGTTCGCCCAACTGGTGGCGGTGGTGTTGGCGGTCTGCGCGGTGGTGACCGTGATCGCCGAGGGGCCGGGTGGACATCCCGCTGCCGACCAGTTGGCCGCCGAGGAGCTCGCGCCGTTGCCGCCGCTGGTGGCCGCGCCGTTGCCGCCGTCGGCCAGTCCGTCGCCCTCCGCCTCGGTCCCGTCCAGCCCGCCACCGGTGCTGCGGGTGTCGGGCGCGGTCCCGAGTGCCGGCACGGGGACGTTCGGCTACGACGCGCGTTCCGGCCCGGTGCTGGGCCGGGCGGGTGAGCTGCGGCGTTACCGGGTCGCGGTGGAGTCGGGCAGCAACGAGGGCGCCGCGGACTTCGCGCAGGCGGTCCAGGTGGCGCTCGCCGGGCCGGGCAGCTGGGTCGACAGCGGCAGACTGCGGCTGCAGCAGGTGCCGGGGGACGCGCCCCGCGACTTCACCGTCTACCTGGCCACCGCCCGCACGGCGGGTCGGATGTGCGCCGATGGTGGGGTGGACATCCGCATCGGGGGTCGGCCGTACACGTCCTGCCGGGCGCCGGGCCAGGTGATCATCAATCTGGATCGGTGGCGGCTGTCCGTGCCGCACTTCGTCTCGGCCGGCGTGCCGCTGGCGGTCTACCGGACGTACGTGGTCAACCACGAGGTGGGTCACCAGCTCGGGCACCGGCACGAGCGCTGCCCGGGTGCCGGCCGGCCGGCACCGGTGATGATGCAGCAGACGCTCTTCCTCAACGGGTGCCGGGTCAACCCGTGGCCGTACCTCGACGGGCGTCGGTACGCCGGCCCTGCCCTCTGA
- a CDS encoding alpha/beta fold hydrolase, giving the protein MKRATLWPDHLLPDDRVPPPWPGREVRLDGLVTYVRDTPATAAGAEPALYVHGLGGSSQNWTDLAGLLADRLDGQAIDLPGFGRSEPGPRYTIPAFADLVVRWIEHSGRGPVHLFGNSLGGAVAVQVAGLRPDLVRTLTLISPALPFLDFRRSLQGRMLPVLAIPRGERLVARRLTQLAPEVMAQQVLEACVADLSRICEQRRAEALEEIRVRYEAEHYAAAYVRTFRGLVSSFLRAYLPGSGSLWRLAASVRAPTLVVGGRQDRLVDVRVAPQTARVIRDSRLMMLDGVGHVAQLEVPRLVARAVVGLLAETGDTVGRSDLAG; this is encoded by the coding sequence ATGAAACGCGCCACCCTCTGGCCGGACCATCTGCTCCCCGATGACCGGGTCCCGCCGCCGTGGCCGGGCCGGGAGGTCCGCCTCGACGGCTTGGTCACGTACGTGCGGGACACCCCGGCCACCGCCGCCGGTGCGGAGCCGGCGCTGTACGTGCACGGGCTGGGTGGGTCGTCGCAGAACTGGACCGACCTGGCCGGGCTGCTCGCCGACCGGCTGGACGGTCAGGCCATCGATCTGCCCGGTTTCGGCCGCAGCGAGCCGGGCCCCCGCTACACCATCCCGGCCTTCGCGGATCTGGTCGTCCGCTGGATCGAGCACTCCGGTCGGGGCCCCGTGCACCTGTTCGGCAACTCGTTGGGCGGCGCGGTCGCGGTCCAGGTCGCCGGGCTCCGGCCCGACCTGGTCCGTACCCTCACGCTGATCTCCCCGGCGCTGCCGTTCCTGGATTTCCGCCGCTCCCTGCAGGGGCGGATGCTGCCGGTACTCGCCATTCCACGGGGTGAACGGCTGGTCGCCCGACGGCTCACCCAGCTCGCCCCGGAGGTGATGGCCCAGCAGGTGTTGGAGGCCTGCGTCGCCGACCTCAGCCGGATCTGCGAGCAGCGCCGGGCTGAGGCGCTGGAGGAGATCCGGGTGCGCTACGAGGCGGAGCATTACGCCGCCGCGTACGTCCGGACGTTCCGCGGGCTGGTCTCCAGCTTCCTGCGGGCGTATCTGCCGGGGTCGGGTTCGCTGTGGCGCCTCGCCGCGTCGGTGCGTGCACCGACCCTGGTGGTGGGCGGTCGACAGGATCGTCTGGTCGACGTGCGGGTCGCGCCGCAGACCGCCCGGGTCATCCGGGACAGCCGGTTGATGATGCTCGACGGCGTCGGTCATGTGGCGCAGCTGGAGGTGCCCCGCCTGGTTGCCCGGGCGGTGGTCGGCCTGCTCGCCGAAACGGGGGACACCGTCGGGAGGTCTGATCTGGCAGGCTGA
- a CDS encoding DUF3152 domain-containing protein, translating into MTPSSPYGPPAPPDPSGRPVHGGARPEIVRMHRRRRRSLLLGLLVLAAATVVTLNRGGEPPAEPPAANQAEMGHGGGAPAHPAPTSYPSVGAGRFTVADGETAVHGTDGPLRRYRVTVERGTGQDADAFAAKVDEVLTDPRSWIASDELRVQRVTDAGAADFTIYLATPVTSERMCAEGGLTTERYTSCRLPGQVIINLARWMEAVPDYGAPLDTYRTYVINHEVGHEFGEEHEACPGPGEAAPVMQQQTYGLNGCLANAWPYLDGRRYAGDIVP; encoded by the coding sequence ATGACGCCGTCGTCCCCTTACGGCCCACCCGCGCCGCCCGACCCGTCGGGCCGGCCGGTGCACGGGGGTGCGCGTCCCGAGATCGTCCGGATGCACCGGCGACGTCGCCGCAGTCTGCTGCTCGGCCTGCTCGTGCTCGCCGCCGCCACCGTCGTGACGCTGAACCGGGGCGGCGAGCCGCCAGCCGAGCCTCCTGCCGCAAACCAGGCCGAGATGGGGCACGGCGGAGGGGCACCCGCGCACCCGGCGCCCACCAGTTACCCGTCGGTCGGAGCGGGACGGTTCACCGTGGCCGACGGCGAGACAGCCGTGCACGGCACGGACGGGCCGCTGCGCCGTTACCGGGTCACTGTCGAACGCGGCACCGGCCAGGACGCAGACGCATTCGCCGCCAAGGTGGACGAGGTGCTGACCGACCCGCGCAGTTGGATCGCCTCCGACGAACTGCGGGTGCAACGGGTGACCGATGCCGGCGCCGCCGACTTCACCATCTACCTCGCCACCCCGGTCACGTCCGAGCGGATGTGCGCCGAGGGTGGGCTGACCACCGAGCGCTACACCTCCTGCCGCCTGCCCGGCCAGGTCATCATCAACCTGGCCCGCTGGATGGAGGCGGTCCCCGACTACGGCGCGCCGCTGGACACCTACCGCACCTACGTGATCAACCATGAGGTGGGCCACGAGTTCGGCGAGGAGCACGAGGCCTGCCCTGGCCCGGGAGAGGCTGCTCCGGTGATGCAACAGCAGACGTACGGACTGAACGGCTGCCTCGCCAACGCCTGGCCCTACCTCGACGGCCGTCGCTATGCGGGTGACATCGTCCCCTGA
- the moeZ gene encoding adenylyltransferase/sulfurtransferase MoeZ — translation MSLPPLVEPAAELTVDEIRRYSRHLIIPDVGVTGQKRLKNARVLCVGAGGLGSPALMYLAAAGVGTLGIIDFDTVDESNLQRQIIHGVSDIGRSKAESAAASIREINPLVNVEIHNTALDRENVREIFAQYDLIVDGTDNFATRYMVNDAAVLLGKPYVWGSIYRFDGQASVFWAEHGPCYRCLYPEPPPPGMVPSCAEGGVLGVLCASIGSIQVNEAIKLLTGIGEPLVGRLMVYDALEMEYRKIKVRKDPNCALCGENPTVTDLLEDYEDFCGAVSEEAQEATVDSTITALELKEWQDAGKDIFLVDVREPAEYEIVRIPGATLIPKGDIISGEALAKLPQDRQIVLHCKSGVRSAEALAALKAAGFRDSVHLQGGVLSWIKQIDPSLPAY, via the coding sequence GTGTCGTTGCCCCCGCTCGTCGAACCCGCCGCCGAGCTGACCGTTGACGAGATCCGCCGCTACTCACGCCACCTGATCATCCCGGACGTCGGAGTGACCGGGCAGAAGCGGCTGAAGAACGCCCGGGTGCTCTGTGTCGGCGCCGGTGGCCTCGGCTCGCCCGCCCTGATGTACCTCGCCGCGGCCGGGGTCGGCACGCTCGGCATCATCGATTTCGACACCGTCGACGAGTCCAACCTCCAGCGGCAGATCATCCACGGCGTGTCCGACATCGGCCGGTCCAAGGCCGAGTCCGCCGCCGCGTCGATCCGCGAGATCAACCCCCTGGTCAACGTGGAGATCCACAACACCGCGCTGGACCGGGAGAACGTCCGGGAGATCTTCGCCCAGTACGACCTGATCGTCGACGGCACCGACAACTTCGCCACCCGTTACATGGTCAACGATGCGGCGGTGCTGCTCGGCAAGCCGTACGTCTGGGGCTCGATCTACCGCTTCGACGGCCAGGCGTCGGTGTTCTGGGCCGAGCACGGTCCCTGCTACCGCTGCCTCTACCCGGAGCCGCCGCCGCCGGGCATGGTCCCCTCCTGCGCCGAGGGTGGCGTGCTCGGTGTGCTCTGCGCGTCGATCGGCTCCATCCAGGTGAACGAGGCGATCAAGCTGCTGACCGGCATCGGTGAGCCGCTGGTCGGCCGTCTGATGGTCTACGACGCCCTCGAAATGGAATACCGCAAGATCAAGGTCCGTAAGGACCCGAACTGCGCGCTCTGCGGCGAGAATCCGACGGTCACCGACCTGCTGGAAGACTACGAGGACTTCTGCGGCGCGGTCTCCGAGGAAGCCCAGGAGGCGACGGTCGACTCGACCATCACCGCCCTGGAGTTGAAGGAGTGGCAGGACGCCGGCAAGGACATCTTCCTGGTCGACGTCCGGGAGCCGGCCGAGTACGAAATCGTCCGTATCCCCGGCGCCACCCTGATCCCCAAGGGCGACATCATCTCCGGGGAGGCCCTCGCGAAGCTGCCGCAGGACCGGCAGATCGTGCTGCACTGCAAGTCCGGGGTCCGTTCGGCGGAGGCGCTCGCCGCCCTCAAGGCGGCCGGTTTCCGGGACTCCGTGCACCTGCAGGGCGGCGTGCTCTCCTGGATCAAGCAGATCGACCCGTCGCTGCCGGCGTACTGA